A section of the Halopiger aswanensis genome encodes:
- a CDS encoding Gfo/Idh/MocA family protein — MTSIGVIGLGHWGSKVVEEYTHLRNEGRIEEVAACDLDDSRLDAVQGADYCLSDLDSTLRKVDGIHVCTPNETHVPIGMEAVRSGVDIMIEKPITTDRNAAFDLMEIANEENQIIQTGHIYRFANVIQTVRDLYRDGRFGTLNDVTLRWTHHIEPPSGTDVLWDLAPHPIDILNFVTDDWPSKEQCQTRTIPGVDGAVSATAQFSVAGAEVTMQVSWDDYIRRRTIELAGTEASAKIDAVSQDIEIYDESGVSKYPVEKNNTIRAEASNFIDAIETGHNTINSAVVGVRTVEAIERLQEVRQK, encoded by the coding sequence ATGACAAGTATAGGTGTCATTGGATTGGGTCATTGGGGATCAAAGGTCGTAGAAGAGTACACCCACCTCCGTAACGAGGGTCGAATTGAGGAAGTCGCCGCCTGCGATCTCGATGACTCGCGGCTCGATGCCGTCCAAGGTGCGGACTACTGCCTCTCAGATCTCGACTCAACGTTGAGGAAGGTCGATGGAATTCACGTTTGCACTCCGAATGAGACACACGTACCGATCGGCATGGAAGCTGTTAGGTCCGGTGTGGACATTATGATTGAAAAGCCAATCACAACAGATCGTAATGCTGCCTTTGATTTGATGGAAATTGCAAACGAAGAAAATCAGATCATTCAGACGGGGCACATCTATCGATTTGCAAACGTAATCCAGACGGTTCGTGATCTATATAGGGACGGGCGATTTGGGACATTGAATGATGTCACTCTCCGATGGACCCACCACATTGAACCTCCCTCAGGGACGGACGTGTTATGGGATCTTGCTCCGCATCCAATAGATATCCTAAACTTTGTTACAGACGACTGGCCCTCTAAGGAACAGTGTCAGACGCGGACAATTCCAGGTGTCGATGGAGCAGTATCAGCAACGGCACAATTCTCCGTTGCAGGTGCTGAAGTGACAATGCAGGTTAGCTGGGATGATTATATTCGTCGGAGGACGATTGAACTCGCGGGGACGGAAGCCAGCGCAAAAATCGACGCTGTCAGCCAAGACATCGAAATCTACGACGAGAGTGGCGTCTCCAAGTATCCTGTTGAGAAGAACAATACGATACGAGCTGAAGCCTCGAATTTTATCGATGCGATCGAAACAGGACATAATACTATCAACTCCGCCGTCGTAGGTGTTCGGACGGTAGAGGCGATTGAGCGACTGCAAGAGGTGAGACAAAAATGA
- a CDS encoding ABC transporter ATP-binding protein, translating into MTDGEDDISSREKLDALLRVAKYRPKFTAGLIVLGGFVAFLEGIGLSFIYPIIEVAQTDGEVASSDMIMEVFLGIYDALNIPFKLGYLIIGIAAVMTVRFTSSFIVGWLKAMLQKRYEQDLRKRAFNAALAAEVGYFDEEGSDDILNAIITETRYSGRVIKGAVQSLETLFLAGMYLTVMFYITPKMTVFALLLLGGVTVVIRHVIEPAATVGTEVAEANEQVQQSVQAGTQGIRDVKLFGLADEVYDDFFESIRRYTRSEINLSRNEAAMQNFYDLAAAISLFVLIYAGFTYTGLSLGALSIFLFAMFRLSPLMSRLNSQVYRVEGNLSHLVRTQVFLDELDSRRENSGTQSISTVNRIEFDDVHFSYNNDEKVLDGISFNVEEDEFIAFVGHSGAGKSTIVSLLARLYDPDQGNIRADGTPIEEYDLKEWRERIAVVRQQPFIFNGTLENNITVGNRDATRDDVERVSEIAKVDEFVDELPNGYDSQLGDDGVRLSGGQRQRVALARALLKDADFLVLDEATSDLDSNLEREVQDAIELMDRNYGIIAIAHRLSTVKNADRIYTVEAGQIIEQGSHRELLDDEGEYAELYAIQSRG; encoded by the coding sequence ATGACAGACGGAGAGGACGATATTAGCTCACGCGAAAAACTCGATGCGTTACTCCGCGTTGCGAAGTATCGACCAAAATTTACTGCAGGGCTTATCGTCTTGGGTGGATTCGTTGCCTTCCTCGAGGGGATCGGACTAAGTTTCATCTATCCGATCATCGAAGTTGCGCAAACCGACGGTGAAGTCGCTTCGTCCGATATGATTATGGAGGTCTTCTTAGGAATATACGATGCTCTTAATATACCCTTCAAACTTGGCTATCTAATTATTGGAATTGCAGCAGTGATGACGGTTCGGTTCACGTCGTCATTTATCGTCGGTTGGCTCAAAGCTATGCTCCAGAAGCGCTACGAGCAAGACCTTCGGAAGCGAGCATTCAATGCTGCACTCGCTGCCGAAGTAGGCTACTTCGACGAGGAAGGATCAGACGATATCCTGAACGCAATCATCACTGAGACGCGCTACTCTGGTCGTGTAATCAAAGGTGCCGTGCAATCCTTAGAAACCTTATTCCTCGCAGGAATGTACTTGACGGTAATGTTTTACATTACCCCGAAAATGACTGTTTTTGCGCTACTTCTCCTTGGGGGCGTTACTGTAGTTATCAGACATGTTATCGAACCAGCGGCTACCGTTGGGACGGAAGTCGCAGAGGCGAACGAACAGGTTCAACAGTCCGTTCAGGCAGGGACACAGGGTATCCGTGACGTGAAACTCTTCGGACTTGCCGACGAAGTATATGATGACTTTTTCGAGTCAATTCGTCGCTACACACGCTCTGAAATAAATCTTTCCCGAAACGAAGCCGCAATGCAAAACTTCTACGACCTTGCAGCGGCAATATCACTATTCGTCTTGATCTATGCAGGGTTTACATATACTGGCCTCTCACTCGGGGCACTCAGTATTTTCCTCTTTGCGATGTTCCGGCTTTCGCCGCTGATGAGTCGCCTGAACAGCCAGGTGTATAGGGTCGAAGGCAACCTCTCGCACCTCGTTCGCACGCAGGTATTTCTCGATGAACTCGACAGTCGACGGGAAAATAGTGGTACTCAATCTATTTCTACGGTCAACCGTATCGAATTCGATGACGTTCACTTCTCCTACAATAACGATGAGAAAGTTCTAGACGGCATCTCGTTTAATGTCGAAGAGGACGAATTTATCGCTTTCGTTGGCCACTCCGGTGCCGGAAAGTCAACGATCGTCTCACTGCTTGCTCGGCTGTACGATCCCGATCAGGGTAACATTCGTGCAGACGGTACCCCTATTGAGGAGTACGACCTCAAGGAGTGGCGCGAACGGATCGCCGTAGTTCGCCAGCAGCCGTTTATCTTCAATGGTACCCTTGAGAATAACATCACAGTCGGAAATCGAGACGCAACTCGCGATGACGTCGAGCGCGTTAGCGAGATCGCGAAAGTCGACGAATTCGTCGACGAACTTCCAAATGGTTACGACTCTCAGCTTGGTGATGACGGAGTTCGATTGTCCGGGGGACAGCGCCAGCGAGTGGCGTTGGCGCGAGCATTATTGAAGGACGCAGACTTTCTGGTACTGGACGAGGCGACTAGCGACCTCGACTCGAATTTAGAGCGGGAGGTGCAGGACGCTATCGAATTAATGGACCGTAACTATGGCATCATCGCGATCGCACATCGGCTCTCGACGGTGAAGAACGCTGACCGGATATACACGGTTGAGGCGGGGCAAATCATCGAACAAGGAAGCCACCGGGAATTGCTTGACGACGAGGGTGAATACGCGGAACTGTATGCGATTCAGTCGCGAGGTTAA
- a CDS encoding alkaline phosphatase family protein translates to MQKDWDNLLLLDACRYDILQSLADREIEKIVSVGGRSSEFIEEAMNGKELYDTVYISSNPHVEMTLDDGVFHDVIKTYGESWKNQRTNDHTKFHPENVYNIAKDNIESYSDKYIVVHFMQPHGPYFGEKAKHLRQELASEYNIRFTRLPDTEENGKKQYADLMYAAKDGYLSAAQIHEVYIENLKLVLEYAEKLANELNGKTVISSDHGENLGNPGGVFSPKYGHNGYSPEVRFVPWMEFEYEQRKSVTSETPVESESVDDETVREQLEHLGYL, encoded by the coding sequence ATGCAGAAGGATTGGGACAATCTTCTCTTGCTGGATGCGTGTCGGTACGACATTTTGCAGTCTCTTGCCGACCGGGAAATAGAGAAGATTGTATCTGTCGGAGGACGGTCATCCGAATTCATTGAAGAAGCGATGAATGGCAAGGAATTATACGATACCGTCTATATCTCATCGAACCCCCACGTTGAAATGACGCTTGATGATGGTGTCTTTCACGATGTGATAAAAACCTATGGGGAAAGTTGGAAGAATCAGCGAACAAACGATCATACCAAATTCCACCCTGAGAACGTCTACAACATTGCAAAGGACAATATTGAATCGTATTCAGATAAGTATATTGTAGTTCATTTTATGCAACCACACGGTCCGTATTTTGGTGAGAAGGCCAAACACCTGAGACAGGAGTTGGCCAGTGAATACAATATCAGATTCACCCGGTTACCAGATACGGAGGAGAACGGAAAAAAACAATATGCAGACCTGATGTATGCTGCAAAGGATGGCTACCTATCTGCAGCGCAGATACATGAGGTATACATTGAGAACCTAAAACTCGTACTAGAATATGCCGAGAAGTTAGCTAACGAGCTCAATGGGAAGACAGTCATCTCATCTGATCATGGTGAGAACTTAGGCAATCCGGGCGGGGTTTTTTCACCAAAGTACGGACACAATGGGTATTCACCTGAGGTCAGATTTGTCCCATGGATGGAGTTTGAATATGAACAGCGAAAAAGTGTAACCAGTGAGACACCGGTCGAATCGGAATCCGTTGATGACGAAACAGTTAGAGAGCAACTGGAACATTTAGGATACTTATAG
- a CDS encoding GT-D fold domain-containing glycosyltransferase codes for MPSISERIQQAYASGGLTHLSKLAFSHLTRTATYHGRLAYYNLKAPHKLAYTEHDILTLSEWETLQYLEANDVGIARFGDGELTYLLGKNTSHDPQYPPLRKKVRQVLSTYSNDTSTNQYLVTLPIDVTLGDYYSKHNTDPSAWSYDKRYAMIPFLKKGVPYGSQFCFRKGEVAHNVGEYKEKLIQLFSEKDLLYVTDKNRFSEDIEISEVIEIPPESEIDAFYIYDNIKERAIKAYERHHNPLILISAGVTATALSAELNAEGYRTYDIGKLYKML; via the coding sequence ATGCCATCAATATCGGAGAGAATCCAGCAGGCTTATGCAAGTGGTGGATTAACACATCTCTCCAAGCTCGCTTTCTCTCATCTTACCCGAACGGCGACCTACCACGGAAGACTCGCGTATTACAATCTCAAGGCGCCCCACAAACTAGCTTACACGGAACACGATATACTTACACTATCCGAGTGGGAAACTCTCCAGTACCTCGAAGCAAATGACGTTGGAATCGCTCGATTTGGAGACGGTGAACTCACGTACTTATTGGGTAAGAATACGAGCCACGACCCACAGTATCCACCCCTGAGAAAAAAAGTTCGACAGGTCTTATCGACGTACAGCAACGATACTTCGACCAACCAATATCTGGTGACATTACCCATCGACGTTACTCTTGGAGATTACTACTCCAAACATAATACTGATCCATCAGCTTGGAGTTACGACAAGCGGTACGCAATGATCCCATTCCTCAAGAAGGGAGTTCCATATGGATCCCAGTTTTGCTTTCGAAAGGGAGAGGTGGCCCACAATGTAGGTGAATACAAAGAGAAACTGATTCAGCTCTTCTCGGAAAAAGATTTGCTATATGTGACGGACAAGAATCGGTTTAGCGAAGATATCGAGATATCCGAAGTCATCGAAATACCACCGGAATCCGAAATTGATGCTTTTTATATATATGATAATATCAAGGAACGAGCGATAAAAGCATATGAGCGACATCACAATCCTCTAATTCTGATCTCAGCGGGAGTTACGGCAACTGCCCTGTCAGCAGAGTTAAACGCAGAGGGGTATCGGACGTACGATATTGGGAAACTGTATAAGATGCTCTGA
- the glmS gene encoding glutamine--fructose-6-phosphate transaminase (isomerizing), whose translation MCGIVGYVGTESAGPVVHGGLKNLDYRGYDSAGVALVNQEVTIAKQSGKVDDLSVPDIPDATCGIGHTRWSTHGPPTDENAHPHTGMTGDVAVVHNGIIENYDALKSELRADGREFSSDTDTEVIPHLLEQELADGHDLHSALESVVERLEGSYAIAAVRAGSEQIVATRHESPLVVGHGDDASFLASDVTAFLEHTRDVTYLEDGDVVTLEGGDVTVYQDGEVVDREIETVDWDADAAEKGGYDHYMLKEIHEQPTALRQALSGRIDLDRGTADLDVEFPTGFLDSLEEIQLVACGTSYYAAQYAAELLEEFADVRASAELASEYTFDGGRDPWRTLCVAVTQSGETADTLSALRRAAGAGVRTLAVTNTLGSTVTREADDSLFIRAGPEIGVAATKTFASQVTTLALLSVFVGRERGTLSAADARDVLENLRGLPGAVQQVLDDEGAVLEAAEEYVDADAYFFVGREYGYPVSLEGALKLKEISYDHAEGFAAGELKHGPLALVTNKTPVLAILTDGTSAAETLNNVAEAQTREAPAIGIIDGSVDAKGLDVSLKIPNIGVLTPLVANVYLQLFAYHIANLQGQSIDKPRNLAKSVTVE comes from the coding sequence ATGTGTGGAATCGTCGGTTACGTCGGCACCGAATCAGCTGGCCCGGTCGTTCACGGCGGGCTCAAGAATCTCGATTACCGCGGATACGACTCTGCGGGTGTCGCGCTCGTCAATCAAGAGGTGACGATCGCAAAGCAGTCCGGAAAGGTAGATGACCTATCCGTTCCCGACATCCCAGATGCGACCTGCGGTATCGGTCACACGCGGTGGTCGACCCACGGTCCGCCGACCGACGAAAACGCGCATCCCCACACCGGGATGACCGGAGACGTCGCCGTCGTCCACAACGGCATCATCGAGAACTACGACGCGTTGAAATCCGAGCTGCGCGCGGACGGCCGTGAGTTCTCGAGCGATACGGACACTGAGGTTATCCCGCATCTCCTCGAGCAGGAGTTAGCAGACGGCCACGATCTGCACTCGGCACTCGAATCTGTCGTTGAACGATTAGAGGGGAGTTACGCGATCGCAGCGGTGCGAGCTGGTTCGGAGCAAATCGTTGCCACGCGTCACGAGAGTCCGTTAGTTGTTGGCCACGGCGACGACGCCTCGTTCCTCGCAAGCGACGTGACGGCATTCCTCGAGCACACCCGCGACGTGACCTACCTGGAGGACGGCGACGTCGTAACCCTCGAGGGCGGGGACGTGACGGTTTACCAAGACGGTGAGGTCGTCGACCGGGAAATCGAGACCGTCGACTGGGATGCCGACGCGGCAGAGAAAGGGGGGTACGACCACTACATGCTCAAAGAGATCCACGAGCAGCCCACCGCGTTGCGGCAGGCGCTGTCGGGCCGGATCGACCTCGACCGCGGCACGGCCGATCTCGACGTCGAGTTCCCGACCGGGTTCCTCGACTCCCTCGAGGAGATTCAGCTCGTCGCTTGCGGGACGTCGTACTACGCTGCCCAGTACGCGGCGGAGTTGCTCGAGGAGTTCGCTGACGTCCGAGCGTCCGCCGAACTGGCGAGCGAGTACACCTTTGATGGTGGACGAGATCCTTGGCGGACGCTCTGTGTCGCCGTCACTCAGAGCGGCGAGACCGCCGACACGCTCAGTGCACTTCGGCGTGCGGCCGGCGCCGGCGTCCGGACGCTGGCGGTGACCAACACGCTCGGCAGTACGGTGACGCGGGAAGCCGACGATAGTCTCTTCATCCGTGCCGGTCCGGAGATCGGGGTCGCGGCGACGAAGACGTTCGCTTCACAGGTGACGACGTTGGCGTTGCTTTCGGTGTTCGTCGGTCGAGAACGGGGGACGCTGTCGGCGGCCGATGCCCGTGACGTACTGGAGAATCTTCGTGGGTTACCGGGTGCGGTTCAGCAAGTACTCGACGACGAAGGTGCCGTTTTGGAGGCTGCCGAAGAATACGTCGACGCCGACGCCTACTTCTTTGTCGGCCGCGAGTACGGCTATCCGGTCTCGCTCGAGGGTGCGTTGAAGTTGAAGGAGATTTCCTACGACCACGCTGAAGGATTCGCAGCCGGTGAATTAAAACACGGGCCACTAGCTCTCGTGACAAATAAAACGCCTGTACTCGCGATTCTAACAGATGGAACAAGTGCTGCGGAGACGCTAAACAACGTTGCAGAAGCCCAGACCCGGGAAGCGCCGGCAATCGGTATCATCGATGGCTCCGTTGATGCGAAAGGGCTCGATGTTTCGCTCAAGATTCCGAATATCGGAGTACTCACGCCGCTTGTTGCAAATGTCTACCTACAGTTGTTTGCCTACCATATCGCGAACCTACAAGGTCAGTCGATCGATAAACCGCGGAACTTGGCGAAGAGCGTGACCGTCGAATGA
- a CDS encoding glycosyltransferase family 4 protein produces MRFCAVLRKYPKDVPGGAEYQSYLISRELAKRGHETHYVAYQSDRVETIEDEGITVHRLNATKTQALEALKDIRADIYYFRLALDLPLLWRAKRQLDSTFVYNISRDIQCQPLFSGGLHQPSKGLLQNLVSMGRYAIYRYLLRVPDVIFTQTRQQQALLEENHDLQSTLIGNGHPVPDPDFKKETPPVVLWLSSLKRVKNPETFIRLFEATEDLSCQFWIVGRPVNEEVHEYVQQKADQHEKLEYLGGCGVQESNEYFKKASVYVHTGGSEGFPNTFIQSWLHRTPVVSFSTDPDSAIKNNTIGVRCKSIKEAKETITQMIEDPEYCGQISMNAREYGINNHSIEKITDRIERRLETLIEETHNTETE; encoded by the coding sequence TATAAGCAGAGAACTCGCTAAACGAGGTCATGAGACACATTATGTAGCATATCAATCGGATAGAGTTGAAACTATAGAGGACGAGGGAATTACGGTCCACCGTTTGAATGCGACCAAGACTCAAGCACTTGAAGCACTCAAGGACATCAGAGCCGATATCTACTATTTCCGGTTAGCACTAGATCTTCCGCTTCTTTGGCGAGCCAAACGGCAACTGGATTCCACATTTGTATATAATATTTCACGGGATATCCAGTGCCAGCCATTGTTCTCCGGGGGGCTCCATCAACCGTCAAAGGGGCTATTACAAAATCTCGTTAGTATGGGACGATACGCAATATATCGATATCTTCTCCGAGTCCCGGACGTGATATTTACTCAGACACGCCAGCAACAAGCATTACTTGAAGAAAACCATGATCTTCAGAGTACTCTCATTGGAAACGGGCATCCGGTTCCTGATCCCGACTTCAAGAAGGAGACTCCACCAGTAGTGCTCTGGCTATCAAGTCTCAAGAGAGTAAAGAATCCAGAAACATTCATCCGTCTGTTCGAAGCAACGGAAGACCTTTCCTGCCAGTTCTGGATCGTAGGACGACCAGTAAACGAAGAGGTACATGAGTATGTTCAACAGAAAGCGGACCAACACGAGAAACTAGAGTATCTTGGGGGTTGCGGAGTCCAGGAAAGCAATGAATACTTCAAAAAAGCATCTGTATATGTTCATACGGGTGGTTCAGAGGGGTTCCCAAATACGTTCATTCAATCATGGCTCCACAGGACACCAGTAGTTAGCTTTAGTACGGATCCTGACTCGGCAATTAAAAATAATACCATTGGTGTTCGCTGCAAATCAATTAAAGAAGCAAAAGAAACAATCACTCAAATGATTGAAGATCCAGAATACTGCGGACAGATTAGTATGAATGCCCGTGAATACGGAATAAATAACCATAGTATTGAAAAAATCACTGATAGGATTGAACGACGACTCGAGACTTTAATAGAGGAGACCCACAATACCGAAACTGAGTAG
- a CDS encoding glycosyltransferase family protein, which produces MEQNQVDKSSRYGLVLNWGLKRRGEWTVAEYPYFINQFIDRFDPIIITTQRLYERKAEELDNIFAFGARNNKGPTLDYLDEDHTVLLFASDPNTDPEWFYEYIHQNNVDRVLSPVYDPFFHWMPQLEEDRLEFFPWAVPSEFVLSPEEVQFRGNEEIHLTGASGSEVYKMRDWCRQQDYIIDYDNSGHQNRIFEHDEYYQWLRNFDCMVAAGSLDPEWQYLFGKYFEIPAAGALLFAQYSNDLARAGFTNDNCLIFNSKEEFASQAHQYLSDPESYLEKRRRGTRLIKENHTISHRIDTVDRLFRQN; this is translated from the coding sequence ATGGAACAAAACCAGGTTGACAAATCCTCTCGATATGGACTAGTTTTGAATTGGGGGCTGAAACGGCGGGGAGAGTGGACGGTTGCTGAGTATCCGTATTTCATCAACCAATTCATCGATCGGTTTGACCCAATCATTATTACCACACAGCGACTCTACGAGCGAAAAGCAGAAGAACTTGACAATATTTTTGCCTTCGGCGCACGAAATAATAAAGGTCCAACACTGGATTATCTCGATGAGGACCATACCGTCCTTTTATTTGCGAGTGACCCGAACACAGATCCTGAGTGGTTCTACGAGTACATTCATCAGAATAACGTTGATCGCGTTCTTTCTCCAGTTTATGACCCGTTCTTTCACTGGATGCCTCAGTTAGAAGAGGATCGATTGGAGTTCTTTCCCTGGGCAGTTCCCTCGGAGTTCGTACTGTCCCCCGAAGAGGTTCAGTTCAGAGGTAATGAAGAAATTCACCTTACTGGTGCGTCCGGATCAGAGGTGTATAAAATGAGGGATTGGTGTAGACAACAAGACTATATTATCGATTATGACAACTCGGGCCATCAAAACCGTATTTTCGAACATGATGAGTACTACCAATGGCTCAGAAACTTCGACTGTATGGTTGCCGCGGGGTCGTTAGATCCCGAATGGCAGTATCTATTCGGTAAATATTTTGAAATTCCTGCTGCGGGAGCCCTGCTCTTCGCCCAATACTCCAATGACCTCGCCAGAGCAGGATTCACTAATGATAATTGCTTGATCTTTAACTCAAAGGAGGAGTTTGCCTCCCAAGCACACCAGTACTTGTCAGACCCAGAGAGCTACCTTGAAAAGCGGAGAAGAGGAACGAGACTCATTAAGGAGAACCATACTATTTCACACAGAATCGACACAGTAGACCGGCTCTTCAGACAAAACTGA
- a CDS encoding DegT/DnrJ/EryC1/StrS family aminotransferase: MEIPLANPSLDEEMLSEAHRVLEEEFFVGGETVSRFESELETYFEVNHAIAVDSGTKALQLALEGKGIGEGDTVLTTPATFIATANAIVQTGATPRFVDIDLDTYGPDLSEVKRIVEMEEIDAILPIHLYGYPMDIERLRDIAGDIPIISDACQAHGAMRNGRKIGSIADAAALSFYPSKNVTVAGDGGAILTDDNSLARAARSLRDVGRSESGYHHERIGYTARLNTVNAAIGRIQIQRLDEWNGRRQEVAARYTEEFSDLDIHLPPSADENVTPAWYFYTIRSEQRDALREYLDENGIETGRQYRCPVHLQPPYREMGYSEGDFERAEQWSETVLTLPCHQHLSEQQVDYLVKHLRGFFQ, encoded by the coding sequence ATGGAGATTCCACTTGCGAATCCATCCCTTGACGAGGAGATGCTGTCCGAGGCGCACCGAGTCTTGGAGGAGGAATTTTTCGTAGGAGGGGAGACGGTTTCGCGGTTCGAATCAGAACTTGAGACATATTTCGAAGTAAATCACGCTATTGCCGTCGACAGTGGTACTAAAGCGCTTCAACTCGCTCTTGAGGGAAAGGGGATTGGAGAGGGAGACACTGTACTTACTACACCAGCAACGTTCATCGCGACAGCGAATGCCATTGTCCAGACGGGGGCAACTCCTCGGTTCGTCGATATAGATCTTGATACCTACGGTCCGGATTTATCCGAGGTAAAGCGTATCGTTGAGATGGAGGAAATCGATGCTATTCTACCAATTCACCTTTACGGTTATCCAATGGATATTGAACGGTTGCGCGATATTGCTGGGGATATCCCTATTATTTCAGACGCCTGTCAGGCCCACGGAGCAATGCGCAACGGCAGGAAGATAGGGTCAATAGCAGACGCCGCGGCACTATCATTCTATCCGTCAAAGAATGTTACAGTCGCTGGCGACGGCGGTGCGATCTTGACAGATGATAATTCGCTAGCACGAGCAGCACGCTCACTTCGAGACGTAGGGCGATCCGAGTCTGGTTATCACCACGAACGCATCGGCTACACAGCACGATTGAATACTGTCAACGCAGCAATCGGTCGCATTCAGATTCAGCGACTGGATGAGTGGAACGGCCGCCGACAGGAGGTTGCAGCGCGATACACCGAGGAGTTCAGCGATTTAGATATCCATCTTCCACCGTCGGCCGATGAGAATGTTACGCCGGCTTGGTACTTCTATACAATTCGGTCAGAGCAGCGAGATGCGCTAAGAGAGTATTTGGATGAGAATGGTATAGAGACTGGGCGGCAGTACAGATGTCCGGTTCATCTACAACCACCGTATCGTGAGATGGGGTACAGCGAGGGAGACTTCGAGCGCGCTGAACAATGGTCTGAGACGGTTTTAACGCTTCCTTGTCATCAACACCTATCGGAACAGCAGGTAGACTATCTCGTTAAACACCTTCGGGGGTTCTTTCAATGA
- a CDS encoding acyltransferase, with protein MTDHSPQHAIITDVSLPTDVDIYDQVNLFGCEISSGTKIDSFVYIEEDVTIGQNCTIRPFTFIPTGITLEEEVFVGPNVTFTNDMHPSVDGEWEQLETIVREGAAIGAGVTVGPGVEIGAGALVGAGAVVLEDVPPKTTVVGNPAEPIE; from the coding sequence ATGACCGACCACTCTCCGCAGCATGCTATCATCACCGACGTGTCATTACCTACGGACGTAGACATTTACGATCAGGTGAACCTCTTCGGCTGTGAAATCAGCAGCGGTACCAAAATCGACTCGTTCGTCTATATTGAGGAAGATGTTACTATCGGTCAGAACTGCACTATCCGCCCATTCACGTTTATTCCGACAGGTATCACCCTAGAAGAGGAGGTCTTCGTCGGTCCAAACGTCACATTCACCAACGATATGCATCCGTCGGTTGACGGCGAGTGGGAACAACTTGAGACTATCGTCCGCGAAGGTGCAGCGATCGGCGCTGGTGTGACGGTAGGACCCGGAGTTGAAATCGGAGCAGGTGCACTGGTCGGTGCTGGTGCCGTTGTTCTAGAAGATGTCCCGCCTAAGACAACCGTCGTCGGCAATCCTGCTGAACCTATTGAGTGA